A region of Lycium barbarum isolate Lr01 chromosome 1, ASM1917538v2, whole genome shotgun sequence DNA encodes the following proteins:
- the LOC132645042 gene encoding zinc finger protein 8-like has translation MEKTDRETRDFMNVESFSQLPFIHSPPPKEKAIRLFGKEFGAGHDNSMAATKESESIEADNNSSESSRIFECHYYCRNFPTSQAFGGHQNAHRRERQHAKRTHLQSAMVHGAFTEGNIYGMMNYRPTANYHHTSTWVNQHMASTRFYGSHHTPYSHQPPPINGSPLALWRIPPAATSSSSSSNFGRERSIIQSLPIFAANEDFKPSPIINTTSTSQRGFRYETNPGVQDYVSLDLHL, from the coding sequence ATGGAGAAGACAGATAGAGAAACTCGTGATTTCATGAACGTGGAATCCTTCTCTCAGCTACCCTTTATCCATTCACCACCACCTAAAGAAAAGGCCATTAGGCTTTTCGGCAAAGAATTTGGAGCTGGTCATGATAATTCCATGGCTGCAACTAAGGAATCAGAATCCATTGAAGCTGACAACAATAGTAGTGAAAGCAGCCGGATATTTGAGTGCCATTACTATTGTAGGAATTTCCCAACTTCACAAGCTTTCGGAGGACATCAAAATGCACATAGGAGAGAAAGGCAGCACGCTAAAAGAACTCATCTTCAATCCGCAATGGTCCATGGTGCTTTCACTGAAGGAAATATTTATGGCATGATGAACTATCGTCCAACAGCTAATTACCATCATACATCAACATGGGTGAATCAGCACATGGCTAGTACTAGATTTTATGGAAGCCATCATACCCCTTATTCTCATCAACCTCCGCCTATAAATGGAAGTCCTTTAGCCTTATGGAGGATCCCACCAGCAGcaacttcttcatcttcttcttctaaCTTTGGTCGTGAACGCTCAATTATACAGTCATTGCCAATCTTTGCAGCTAATGAGGATTTCAAGCCTTCTCCAATCATCAACACTACTTCAACGTCTCAAAGAGGTTTCCGATATGAAACAAATCCCGGAGTTCAAGATTATGTGAGTTTAGATCTACACTTGTGA